CTTGATTTATAGCTCTTAAGTCTCTTCGGCGGTCTTGTACATTTTTACCGCGTTCTAATACAATGGGTTTCATGCCGAGCTCTATACAACGTAAAGCAGCATACATGCCTGCTGGACCAAATCCAATAATATGAACCGATTTGGCTTTTGAAACATCTTTGTAGTCAAACTGATATTCGGAGGTTTTAGGTAAAGCTTCGCGAATATATACCGCCACTTTATAATTAAAAATGATTTTTGGTTTTCGAGCATCAATAGATTTGCGTAACACCTTTACGCCAGTAATGTCTTCTCTGTCTATATCGAGCTTTATGGCCGATTTGAACACCAGAATATCGCTACGCTCTTCCTCTGCTAACGTGATACGAAGTTGAATTTCTTTTACCATACTGCGAAATTAATGAAAATTGTATTGCTTTTGAGAATCACAAATAAAAAAGCTTGCAGAATCAAGTTGATGATTTTGCAAGCTTTATATAGCTTTAGAATGTTTAATTAAAATCTAAATGTTTTAAGAGTAAATCTGATAAATTATTAATTTGTTCCAATCCACTAATATACTTTTAATGCTTTCTCTCGAAACTATAATTAAATTTTTGCAATAAAGCTTCTGTTTTATCTATTTCCAAAGTGTTTAAGGTTATTATTTTCTAACGTAAGTGATAAATGAAAATTCGTATTCATTTTTATCATCGGTAGGATGAAACTTAAGTTGGGTTTCTTTCCATATCTTTTTATCAATTTCAGGAAAAAAGGTATCGGCTTCAAAGCTTTTATGTACACGAGTCAATTCAATTTTATCGGCTACCGTTAAGGCTTGTTCATAAATTTGGCCACCGCCAATAATGTATGGTTGTGGGTCGTTTTTACAAAAATCAATAGCCTCTTGAAGACTGTTTACAACAATAACGCCTTGCGGTACTGTGTAATCTTGTTGTCTGCTAATTACAACATGTGTACGATTTGGTAGTGGTTTCGGAAAGCTTTCAAAGGTTTTACGTCCCATGATAATATGGTGTCCGCTAGTTAAACTTTTAAATCGTTTTAAATCGTCACTTAAATGCCAAATTAATTTATTGTCTTTTCCTATCGCGTTGTTTTCCGCGGCAGCGACAATAATAGTAAGTTCTTGGTTTGGAGTCGTTTTTGTAGGTGCTATAGCGGCTTTAATTTCTGAGGTTTTCTTTACGACCTCTTCCTTAGGTAGTCCCGCCTGCAGTTGTTCAATACGCTTTTTTTGCTTGTCTACCAGTTTAGCTAATTGCTTTTGTTCCCAGTCTTTACCCATAAATTTATGAGTAACGTACACATTAAAGGCGTGATACACAAAAAAAAATGACCAAATAAGGATAGCAAAAACAAACCATTCGGCACCCAAAATCTCTGTTAATTCTGTACCCATACCTAGAACGGTATTGGCAAGTATTAAAAAGGCACTACCAATTAAGAATAAAACAAAGTGGAAATATAGCTTCTTTTTTTGTTTAATACGTTTTTGAGCATTTTTAATAAGTTCTAATTGCTCTTTGTCTATTTGTGGGGTTGGTTTTTTTTTGCCGAACATACGTATAAAATAATTATGGTAAAGTTAATGCTTTTTTATGGAGTTTAAAATCTATAATTGAGAATGCTTGTTTCTGATATAACTTAAAATTTAAAAGCTTAAAAGTTGTTGAAAATGAATATATAAGCTACGGCGATTATTGGTAATACGATAAATTTATGATTAAAATATTTTGTAAGTATTATTTTTTTTGAACCCAAATTATTAAAATGATAATTCTTTCACTATGAGTCTTCTAAATGATTATTTGTGCTAAAATCTTCATAAATTAGTTGTTATAACAACACAGAAAAAATTTAATTATGGCTATCAAAAAACAATATTTAAAAACAAAACCCGTATGTAAGGTAACGTTTGCAATTGAAGCTGAAGCGGCAAAAAAAGTTTCGGTTGTAGGAACTTTTAACGACTGGAATGAAAAAAAGGCAGTCTTGAAAAAGCTTAAAAATGGCACCTTTAAAGGAACAGTTGATTTAGATACAGGAAACACGTATGAGTTTAAGTACCTAGTAGATGGCGTTTATGTTAATGATACAGACGCTGATGCCTATGCATGGAACGATTATGCAGGCGCAGAAAATAGCGTTTTAAACTTGTAATATATAAAATTCTGACTATCATAATGTTAGATTCTGAGTGAGGTTGAGCCTGTCGAAATATCTTGATGAACCCAAGTATAATTTGAGTTTCGGCGGGCTCAAACTGATAAATATATTTAAGGAATGACGACTTTTTAGGTTATTTTAAATTATACAGCCACCTGACCTTTAATATGAGGATGTGGATCGTAATTTTCTAAGGTAAAGTCTTCAAATTTAAAGTCGAAAATATCTTTTACTTCCGGATTTATTTTCATGGTAGGAAGTGGTCTCGGCTCTCGGGATAATTGTAGTTTTAACTGTTCAAAATGATTGTTGTAAATATGGGCATCACCAAAGGTGTGGATAAATTCTCCAGCTTGGTAGCCGCAAACTTGTGCCATCATCATGGTGAATAAGGCGTACGATGCAATGTTAAAAGGCACGCCTAAAAATATATCGGCACTACGTTGGTAGAGTTGGCAAGAAAGCTTGCCGTTAGCTACATAAAACTGAAAAAAAGCATGACATGGTGGAAGTGCAGCTTTTCCATTAGCAACATTTTCACTAAAGGATTTTGAGGTGTCAGGTAAAACAGAAGGATTCCACGCCGAAACTAGCATGCGACGGCTATCCGGATTGTTTTTTAAGCTGCTAATAACCTCCTTAATTTGGTCTATTTCATCGCTGTTCCAGTTACGCCATTGGTGGCCGTAAACGGGGCCTAAATCGCCATTTTCATCGGCCCATTCATTCCAAATTCTAACACCGTTTTCCGTAAGATAATTGATGTTGGTATCGCCTTTTAAGAACCAAAGTAATTCATAAACAATCGATTTTAAGTGTAGTTTTTTGGTGGTAACCATAGGGAAACCCTCACTTAAATCGAATCGCATTTGGTAACCAAAAACACTTTTCGTTCCAGTTCCTGTACGGTCTTCTTTTAGGTTTCCGTGTTCTAAAACGTGCTTAACTAAATCGTGATATTGTTTCATAGGCCTATTACTGCGCAGGCAGGAATCTCTTAAAAGGTGAAAATTTCGTAAAAAAGAATGAATAAATTCTGCAATGGCGAATTTAAGGAAATTGATAGATTCTAAGTAGATTTTAACAAACTTAGATATTAAAAGTTATTAACCTCTGTAGCTGGTAGGTAGGAAGCTAGAATTGTATTGGGCTAAATGGAGCTGTTTTATTTGAAGGAATTGGGATGCTATTCTTATACCATGTATAACCTAAAATGAGCCCTATAATTTGTTACCCAATAATCATCCCTGCAATGGTAGCCGAAATTAAAGAAGCGATTGTGCCGCCAATTAAAGCTTTCATGCCAAATTGCGATAGGGTTTTACGTTGCCCAGGAGCTAAGGAACCTATGCCTCCAATTTGTATGCCTATAGAAGCAAAATTTGCAAAACCGCAAAGCATATAGGTAGCCATAATCACCGATTTTTCGTAATTAAGATGGATCGCGTTTGCTGTGTTTTTTAATTCACTAAGCTGAATGTAACCTACAAATTCACTGGCTGCTAATTTAATACCTAGCAGTTGCCCCATCATCATAATGTCTTCCTTGGCAACACCTATAAGCCACATTAGTGGGGCAAAAACAGTTCCTAAAACCGCTTCAAGAGACAAGGCATTGTAAGGTGTGTTTTCGCTAACCCACAAATTAAAATTTCCTATACTACCAATTTTTAAAAGGCCGTAGTTTAACATGGCAATAAAGGCTACAAATACTAAAAGCATGGCCGCCACATTGGCTGCAAGTTTAAACCCTTCGGTAGTTCCAATAGCGATAGAATCTAGAATGTTGTCGCCAATTTTCTGTTTAGAAACCATAACATCGGTTTCTATGGCTTCGGTTTGTGGGTATAATATTTTAGAAATGACAATGGCTCCTGGCGCAGCCATAACGGAGGCTGCAAGTAAGTGTTTGGCAAAAAATTCACGCAATTGCATGTCGTCACCACCCAAAAACTGAATGTAAGCAGCAAGTACACCACCGGCAACAGTAGCCATTCCGCCTATCATAACCAGAAGAATTTCCGATTTATTCATCTTTTCCAAGTAGGCTTTTATCATTAAGGGCGCTTCGGTTTGTCCTAAAAAGATATTTCCGGCAACACTTAAGCTTTCAGCTCCCGAAATCCCCAATAGTTTAGAGAGTAACCAAGCCATAGCTTTTACTACTTTTTGTATGATACCCAGGTAGAAAAGTACCGAGGTTAGGGCAGAAAAGAATATAATAGTTGGTAATATCGTGACCGCAAAATTTATAAGCGGACTTTCAATGGTGCCCGATATAAATGATTTGAATAAGAATTCGGTGCCAGCTTCTGTAAAGGTTAATATTTTATTGAAGGCCTTTCCTAGATATTTAAAGATGTTTTGAATAAACGGAACTTTTAAAACGCCAATAGCTATTATCAATTGAAAGGATAAACCAATACCAACGGTTTTCCAATTGATGGCTTTGCGGTTGCTGCTGAATAAAAAAGCAAGCGCAATAAGTGAAATCATTCCTAAAACACCGCGCCATAAACTGCTTATGGAAAAACCTTGACTTGGTTGAATGGGGTTGCTTATACTGGCTTTTGCAGGTTCAGTAGTATGCGTTTGCCTAATTTCTTCATTGATATGCTCTATAAGTGTTTGTGTGGAATCTGTAGCAATACTTTGTTGAACGGCTTCAGTAACAATGTTGTTTTGTGTTTCTTGGGCATACCCTAGTGTTGATGTTAATAAAAAAATGGTAGCAATACCCAAAAACAACTTTTTCATAGTCTAAAAATAAGGATTATTCGCGTTTGGAAATTTCATCTCGAATATGAGCTGCTTTTTCATAATCTTCTGTGGCAACAGCTTCTTCTAATAATTTTTGAAGTTCTTCTAGAGTTTTACCTTTATAGGTGTCACGTTGCTCATTAGGTTCCATTTCATTAGCAACAAGCTCATCTAAAATGACGCTGTCTTCTTGATTTTCATCTTCTTTTTTTGGATTTACTTTTAAGTAGATGCCTGCTTTATCAAGAATGTTTTTATAAGTAAAAATAGGCGCTTGAAAGCGTAGGGCTAAAGCAATAGCATCGCTGGTTCTGGCGTCAATGATTTCTTCAATTTTGTCGCGCTCACAAATTAAGCTAGAATAGAAAACACCATCAACAAGTTTGTGTATAATCACCTGTTTAACCACTACATCAAATCGGTCGGCGAAATTTTTAAACAAGTCGTGTGTTAAGGGTCTTGGCGGGCTAATTTCTTTTTCTAAGGCAATGGCTATAGATTGGGCTTCAAAAGCACCAATAACGATAGGGAGTTTGCGGTCGCCGTCAACTTCATTTAAAATTAATGCGTACGCGCCATTTTGCGTTTGGCTATAGGAAATTCCTTTTATATTTAATCTTACTAAACTCATATATTTAAAACGTAAAGAACCGCTTAATTTAGAACTTAACCAGCCGAGCGTACCCATTTGGTATAAAATGCTAAATTAAGCAGTTCTTTAGGACTACACAATTTATAAAAAATAAATTATTGTTGAGCTTTAAAAGCTTTTAATTTTTCTATAAGGGCAGGAACCACTTCAAAGGCATCGCCTACAACACCGTAATCGGCAGCTTTAAAGAAAGGCGCTTCAGGATCGGTATTAATCACCACTTTGGTTTTAGAAGCGCTAACACCAGCTAAATGCTGAATAGCTCCAGAAATACCAATAGCAATATATAAATTTGAAGCAACAGGTTTTCCAGTTTGTCCAACGTGTTCGCCATGAGGGCGCCATCCTAAATCGGAAACAGGTTTCGAGCAAGCAGTTGCAGCACCTAAAACTTCAGCTAATTCTTCAATCATACCCCAGTTTTCAGGACCTTTTAATCCTCTTCCTCCAGAAACAACGATTTCAGCATCGGCAATGGTAACTTTGTCTGTAGCTCGGTCTACCGATTCTACAGTAACACCAGCACTTGGTATTTCTGGCGAGAAGTCTTCCGCGGAAGCGCTAGCACTATTTTCAACCAATCCGAAGGCATTATTGGAAACACCTAAAATTTTAACATCGGTATTGATTTGAATGGATTCGAAAGCCTTATTGGTAAACGCCGTACGTTTTACAGTAAACGGATTGGTGTTGGTAGGGACTTCAATAACATTGGAAGCGTAACCTGCCGAAAGGCCTACCGCTAATAACGGCGCTAAATACTTGCTATCGGCGCTAGAGCTTAGGACAACCACTTTAGTGCCTTCTTTTTCTGCAGCCTGTTTTATAATAGCGGCATAAGTTTTTGCTGTAAATTTATCGAGTTCCGGTTGGTTAACTTGAAGTACTTTGTCTACACCATATTTGCCAAGTTCGGCCGTGTCGTTAGCGTTAATAGCAATAGCGGTAACACTTGTTCCTAGTTGATCGGCAACGGCTTTAGCGTAAGATGCCACTTCGAAAGCGGCTTTTTTTAATGTGCCTTGTTCTGATTCTGTATATACTAAAACGGACATAAATATACTTTTTTTCATTTCCGCGAAAGCGGAAATCTCATTAATTAATTTTGTTTTTTCATCCTGAATTTATTTCAGGATTTCAAGATAATTTCGATATTTTAACGAACATCTCTGTAATCAATTCCCCTTCCATAAAAGGGTTAGGGGAGACTTATATTACCTTAGCTTCGTTATGAAGTAAGTTTACTAATTCGTCTAAATTATCTGGTGAAACTAAAGTAACCGCGCCTTTTGGTGTTGGTTTTTCGAAGGCTACAGAGGTAGTTTCAGCCTCCGAGCTTACGGGTTCCACTATAGTTAAAGGCTTTTTTCTGGCCATCATAATACCTCTCATGTTCGGGATGCGTAAATCGCTTTCTTCCACTAAACCTTTTTGGCTACCAATAACTAAAGGTAATGCCGTAGAAACGGTTTCTTTACCACCGTCTATTTCTCTTATCGCTTTCGCTGAAGTACCTTCAACTTCCAAACCAATACAATTGTTAACAAAATTAGCGTCTATAAGTCCGGCAAGCATTCCAGGAACCATACCACCGTTATAATCGATCGATTCTCTACCGGCAATAATTAAATCGTAAGCACCTTCCTTAGCCACATGAGCTAATTGTTTGGCTACTGAAAAACCGTCGGTAGCAGGAGTGTTCACACGAATGGCTGCATCGGCACCAATAGCCAACGCTTTACGTAAAGTTGGTTCGGTGTCGGCAGTACCAACATTTACTACGGTAACCTGAGCGCCTTGTTTTTCTTTAAACCACATGGCTCGAGTTAATCCAAATTCATCGTTAGGATTAATTACAAATTGTACGCCAGTCGAATCAAAAGCCGTGTTGTCGTCGGTAAAGTTAATCTTCGAGGTGGTGTCTGGAACATGACTTATACACACTAATATTTTCATTTGTATAAAATTTATAATGATTAGATCTCCAAGTCATACCTTAATCCTGTAGATAATCTAATTAAATCTTGATTTAAGGTAAGGACTTAAGAAGTTTTAAGTAAAATCTTCTGAAAAATTCAGGAGACGAAGTTAATTATTTTATTCTGATTATTTGATATGGCACTCTAGTAAAAAGCTAAAATAAGACCGTTAAACTTTGTGAATTGACAAAAATATAAAACAAATAATGCCAAGTTTTACAATTGTGTAATCTTAAATTAAAACAAAAGCCATTTGCTTATTCATATATTCCTATTTATAGTGAGTTATTTATGTTTTTTTACTAAAAACCAATCCTGTCCTAAACATTTTTGATCTAATCAAAAGTCAACGATTTTACTGGTAATTAGCCATGTTTTTTATCTTTTTCAAAAAAGAACCCCTTGTGTATAATTTTGTTTGGGGGGAGGCTGCTCGTTAAAAGGGCTATCAATCCATTTTTGCAAATCCACTTTGACAAAAAGGTTAAGTCTTATAAAAGCTACTAAATTGGACAAGTACCAATTATATTTTGCATTTGCTTTTAAGGCTTTTAGGATGAGTATAGTAATAAGAGCCGTCCATATTTGTATCATTACGGCATTTTCAGAAGTTCCTATAAACGATTTAATATGTAGCTGTTGTTTGATGTCTCTAAAGAATATCTCAATATCCCATCTAGCTTTGTAGAGTTGGCTAATTGTGTTTGCTGTCCAAGACATTTGGTTGGTAATAAGTTCTATTTCCTGGTTATTTTTATCGTCCCATACAGCTATTCTACGTAGCTTCTTTGGGTATTTTGTTTTTGATTTAGCCCCTGTTAGCTCAATGATTTCATCTTTTAAAACATGATGATGTCTATTTTCTGGCAATTCTTTTTCTTTAATACTCTTAAATTGGATGTTTTCTTTGTGCCTAATTACAAAAAACACTTGGTTGCTGTCCCAAACGTTAAGTAACGAAAAATCATTATAAAATCGATCTGCGACAATAACCGAACGGCTAATCAAAGGAATATCGTAAGCTCCTTTATTATCTGCTGTTTTACCATCGCTAATATTTACATAGTGCGGTAAATTACCATCATAATCAAGCAAGGTGTGCATTTTTACAGCTCCTTTGTGGGTTTTGTATTTTGCCCAATCAAAGAGACTTAAACATAGACTTATCGTTGTAGAATCTAATAGAAATATCTTGGATTTAATTTTGAATTTAACACGTTTTAAGTGAGGGTGCTGTCCAAAACTTTTTAAAAGAACATAGTAGTAATCTCGATAAAGCGTCCAGTCTCGATGTTTGTTTTGATAGCTTATCGTTGATTTAGAAGGTGCTTTCTGTATGCCTAAATGATTAAGGTTTCCTGTGGCAGAGCGAAGTCCATTACTTATATCTCGGACGGATTGACTTTTTGCAAATTGACAAAACAACATGGAGACTAAATGTGTCCAACTATTAAATCCTTTTTGATGTTTATCTGTTCCCTTGGCTTTTACAAGTTTAGAAAAACTAGAACGGTCTAATTTGGAGATTATCTGAGAGAACAATGTTATATTTGTCATGGAGAAAGGTTATTTTTTGTTGTGCAACTCAAAAATAATATTTTGAGATACAAAATCCCTTTCTCTTTTTAAGCGTTTTGGACGCTATTGACTAAAAACTATTTTTCCTGAATTTTACACATGATTTTTATGGTATAGTATGGTCAATAATTATTATTTTTGCTATTCGAATAAAAATAAACTTTAATGAAGACAATTCAATTTAGAGAAGCTATTTGCGAAGCAATGAGCGAAGAAATGCGCAGAGATGAGAGCGTTTACTTAATGGGTGAAGAAGTAGCAGAGTACAATGGTGCTTATAAAGCATCAAAAGGCATGTTAGACGAGTTTGGCGCTAAACGTGTTATTGATACACCAATTGCAGAGCTAGGTTTTGCTGGTGTTGCTATAGGATCTACAATGACTGGAAATAGGCCAATTGTAGAGTATATGACCTTTAACTTTTCATTAGTTGGAATTGATCAAATTATAAATAACGCGGCTAAAATCAGACAAATGTCTGGTGGGCAGTTCAATTGTCCGATTGTATTCCGTGGTCCTACAGCTTCTGCTGGTCAGTTAGGAGCAACACACTCTCAGGCTTTTGAGAACTGGTTTGCTAATACCCCAGGTTTAAAAGTCGTTGTGCCATCTAATCCATACGATGCCAAAGGCTTGTTAAAAGCGTCTATTCGCGATGACGATCCGGTTATTTTTATGGAAAGTGAGCAAATGTACGGCGATAAAGGTGAAGTGCCAGAAGGGGAATACATTATTCCTTTAGGTGTTGCCGATATTAAACGTGAAGGTACCGATGTAACCATCGTATCTTTTGGTAAAATCATTAAAGAAGCTTACAAAGCTGCCGACGAGTTAGAGAAAGAAGGTATTTCTTGTGAAATTATCGACTTACGTACGGTACGTCCAATGGATAGAAAAGCGATTGTAGAATCTGTAAAGAAAACAAACAGATTAGTGGTTTTAGAAGAAGCATGGCCTTTTGGAAGTGTAGCTACTGAAATTACATACTTAGTACAATCTGAAGCTTTCGATTATCTTGATGCTCCTGTTATTAAAATTAACACAGCAGATACACCTGCACCGTATTCTCCAGTATTATTGGAAGAATGGTTACCTAACAAAGACGAGGTAATTAAGGCGGTAAAAAAGGTGATGTATAAATAAAACGTATTTTTTACCTTAATATAAACTTCATCAGCATTTTGTGTTGGTGAAGTTTTTTTTATTATGACCATAAGACTTTTTCTAGCTTTATTTTTTACATGTTTTTGTGCGGTATTCGCGCAAACTAAAGTTAGTGGTTATGTTTTTGATGAAAATAACGACCCCATTGCTTTTGCAAACGTTATTTTTAGTGGAACAACTCAGGGTACTATAACCAATGAGGATGGTCGTTTTTACTTAGAGTCGGATGAAACATGGTCTGGTGTAACCGTGTCATTTATCGGTTATGAAACCTTAAAAATACCGCTAGAAAAAAGAATTAACTACGATTTAAAATTCACACTGGTGGAGGCTCGTTCTCAGTTAAACGAGGTGTTAATTGTATCAGGTAAGCAGCCAAAAAAAAATAATCCGGCTATAGATTTACTGCGTAAAATATGGGAGCATAAGCGTAGTAACGGCTTAAAACAATTCAAACAGTATCAATATAACAAATACGAAAAACTCGAGTTTGATATCAATACCATAGACAGTGCGCTTATAAATAGTAAATTGTTTAAAGGTATGGAGTTTGTTTTTGAAGAGGTAGACACCTCTAAAGTCACCGGAAAAACTTACCTGCCCATTTTTGTAAATGAGGCCGTTTCTAAAGTCTATGGCGATAATGTATTAAAGAAATACAAAGAAATACTTCAAGGAAATAAAAACTCGGGGTTTAGTGATAACCAGAGTCTTATCGATTTTGTAAAGGATTTGTATGCCGATATCAATGTGTATGA
This genomic interval from Tamlana carrageenivorans contains the following:
- a CDS encoding pyruvate dehydrogenase complex E1 component subunit beta, which produces MKTIQFREAICEAMSEEMRRDESVYLMGEEVAEYNGAYKASKGMLDEFGAKRVIDTPIAELGFAGVAIGSTMTGNRPIVEYMTFNFSLVGIDQIINNAAKIRQMSGGQFNCPIVFRGPTASAGQLGATHSQAFENWFANTPGLKVVVPSNPYDAKGLLKASIRDDDPVIFMESEQMYGDKGEVPEGEYIIPLGVADIKREGTDVTIVSFGKIIKEAYKAADELEKEGISCEIIDLRTVRPMDRKAIVESVKKTNRLVVLEEAWPFGSVATEITYLVQSEAFDYLDAPVIKINTADTPAPYSPVLLEEWLPNKDEVIKAVKKVMYK
- a CDS encoding electron transfer flavoprotein subunit alpha/FixB family protein — encoded protein: MSVLVYTESEQGTLKKAAFEVASYAKAVADQLGTSVTAIAINANDTAELGKYGVDKVLQVNQPELDKFTAKTYAAIIKQAAEKEGTKVVVLSSSADSKYLAPLLAVGLSAGYASNVIEVPTNTNPFTVKRTAFTNKAFESIQINTDVKILGVSNNAFGLVENSASASAEDFSPEIPSAGVTVESVDRATDKVTIADAEIVVSGGRGLKGPENWGMIEELAEVLGAATACSKPVSDLGWRPHGEHVGQTGKPVASNLYIAIGISGAIQHLAGVSASKTKVVINTDPEAPFFKAADYGVVGDAFEVVPALIEKLKAFKAQQ
- a CDS encoding isoamylase early set domain-containing protein; this encodes MAIKKQYLKTKPVCKVTFAIEAEAAKKVSVVGTFNDWNEKKAVLKKLKNGTFKGTVDLDTGNTYEFKYLVDGVYVNDTDADAYAWNDYAGAENSVLNL
- a CDS encoding thymidylate synthase, which produces MKQYHDLVKHVLEHGNLKEDRTGTGTKSVFGYQMRFDLSEGFPMVTTKKLHLKSIVYELLWFLKGDTNINYLTENGVRIWNEWADENGDLGPVYGHQWRNWNSDEIDQIKEVISSLKNNPDSRRMLVSAWNPSVLPDTSKSFSENVANGKAALPPCHAFFQFYVANGKLSCQLYQRSADIFLGVPFNIASYALFTMMMAQVCGYQAGEFIHTFGDAHIYNNHFEQLKLQLSREPRPLPTMKINPEVKDIFDFKFEDFTLENYDPHPHIKGQVAV
- a CDS encoding NupC/NupG family nucleoside CNT transporter, whose amino-acid sequence is MKKLFLGIATIFLLTSTLGYAQETQNNIVTEAVQQSIATDSTQTLIEHINEEIRQTHTTEPAKASISNPIQPSQGFSISSLWRGVLGMISLIALAFLFSSNRKAINWKTVGIGLSFQLIIAIGVLKVPFIQNIFKYLGKAFNKILTFTEAGTEFLFKSFISGTIESPLINFAVTILPTIIFFSALTSVLFYLGIIQKVVKAMAWLLSKLLGISGAESLSVAGNIFLGQTEAPLMIKAYLEKMNKSEILLVMIGGMATVAGGVLAAYIQFLGGDDMQLREFFAKHLLAASVMAAPGAIVISKILYPQTEAIETDVMVSKQKIGDNILDSIAIGTTEGFKLAANVAAMLLVFVAFIAMLNYGLLKIGSIGNFNLWVSENTPYNALSLEAVLGTVFAPLMWLIGVAKEDIMMMGQLLGIKLAASEFVGYIQLSELKNTANAIHLNYEKSVIMATYMLCGFANFASIGIQIGGIGSLAPGQRKTLSQFGMKALIGGTIASLISATIAGMIIG
- a CDS encoding dihydrofolate reductase, whose amino-acid sequence is MFGKKKPTPQIDKEQLELIKNAQKRIKQKKKLYFHFVLFLIGSAFLILANTVLGMGTELTEILGAEWFVFAILIWSFFFVYHAFNVYVTHKFMGKDWEQKQLAKLVDKQKKRIEQLQAGLPKEEVVKKTSEIKAAIAPTKTTPNQELTIIVAAAENNAIGKDNKLIWHLSDDLKRFKSLTSGHHIIMGRKTFESFPKPLPNRTHVVISRQQDYTVPQGVIVVNSLQEAIDFCKNDPQPYIIGGGQIYEQALTVADKIELTRVHKSFEADTFFPEIDKKIWKETQLKFHPTDDKNEYEFSFITYVRK
- a CDS encoding IS4 family transposase is translated as MTNITLFSQIISKLDRSSFSKLVKAKGTDKHQKGFNSWTHLVSMLFCQFAKSQSVRDISNGLRSATGNLNHLGIQKAPSKSTISYQNKHRDWTLYRDYYYVLLKSFGQHPHLKRVKFKIKSKIFLLDSTTISLCLSLFDWAKYKTHKGAVKMHTLLDYDGNLPHYVNISDGKTADNKGAYDIPLISRSVIVADRFYNDFSLLNVWDSNQVFFVIRHKENIQFKSIKEKELPENRHHHVLKDEIIELTGAKSKTKYPKKLRRIAVWDDKNNQEIELITNQMSWTANTISQLYKARWDIEIFFRDIKQQLHIKSFIGTSENAVMIQIWTALITILILKALKANAKYNWYLSNLVAFIRLNLFVKVDLQKWIDSPFNEQPPPKQNYTQGVLF
- a CDS encoding bifunctional nuclease family protein; the protein is MSLVRLNIKGISYSQTQNGAYALILNEVDGDRKLPIVIGAFEAQSIAIALEKEISPPRPLTHDLFKNFADRFDVVVKQVIIHKLVDGVFYSSLICERDKIEEIIDARTSDAIALALRFQAPIFTYKNILDKAGIYLKVNPKKEDENQEDSVILDELVANEMEPNEQRDTYKGKTLEELQKLLEEAVATEDYEKAAHIRDEISKRE
- a CDS encoding electron transfer flavoprotein subunit beta/FixA family protein; the protein is MKILVCISHVPDTTSKINFTDDNTAFDSTGVQFVINPNDEFGLTRAMWFKEKQGAQVTVVNVGTADTEPTLRKALAIGADAAIRVNTPATDGFSVAKQLAHVAKEGAYDLIIAGRESIDYNGGMVPGMLAGLIDANFVNNCIGLEVEGTSAKAIREIDGGKETVSTALPLVIGSQKGLVEESDLRIPNMRGIMMARKKPLTIVEPVSSEAETTSVAFEKPTPKGAVTLVSPDNLDELVNLLHNEAKVI